The Pseudomonadota bacterium genome contains a region encoding:
- a CDS encoding MFS transporter codes for MSSEQRVAWLTGFSHLITHGYMTLLPALLVAIASEHSINFTTLGIIANISYFLYGLGAIPAGYLADKIGSKRMLSIGILGMALSSLFVGFSVGIAGFAVSYALLGVFASIHHPAGLSLIARRINERKGRALGFHGLLGNVGLFLAPLAASACVMITGTWRAGYITFGLAGLVFFIIIYLTEIPQEPNLSLSSIFGGKTKESASPAPQPVDHQEAHQVPQPFSLPIALIALLAGSILSGFIFRGSLTFFPTLFQQEISAIANNDHGPILAGYLTTAVLSLGFFSAWFGGYITDKLKRPELFPALIFLLVAPILYCISRFSEYPLIASSAFFSLIYYAWQPSQNYLIAKYTRKASHGIGFGVNFFLLFGMGSAATAVGGYIADDYTIDLFYFIMSVIAAIAMLVAFSVYFSRKWIVKFPFQLVREKE; via the coding sequence ATGTCTTCGGAACAGCGCGTTGCCTGGTTGACCGGTTTTTCTCATCTGATAACCCATGGCTATATGACGCTTTTGCCCGCGTTACTTGTGGCAATAGCCAGTGAGCATTCGATTAACTTCACAACTCTCGGGATTATCGCCAACATTTCTTATTTCTTATACGGCCTTGGGGCAATCCCGGCAGGATATCTGGCGGACAAAATCGGTTCAAAGAGGATGCTTTCCATCGGCATTCTCGGCATGGCACTGTCATCACTGTTTGTCGGTTTTTCTGTCGGCATTGCTGGTTTTGCAGTTTCCTATGCGCTTTTAGGTGTTTTTGCCAGCATCCATCATCCGGCCGGATTATCTTTAATCGCCAGACGGATTAATGAAAGAAAGGGGAGGGCGCTTGGTTTTCATGGCCTTCTGGGGAATGTCGGTCTGTTCCTGGCGCCTCTGGCTGCAAGCGCCTGCGTGATGATTACCGGAACCTGGAGGGCGGGATATATCACCTTTGGTCTAGCCGGCTTAGTGTTTTTCATAATTATTTATTTAACTGAAATACCTCAGGAACCGAATTTAAGTCTTTCATCAATCTTTGGCGGAAAAACAAAAGAATCAGCTTCTCCTGCCCCTCAGCCGGTGGATCATCAAGAAGCACACCAGGTGCCGCAGCCATTCTCACTACCCATTGCCCTGATTGCCCTCCTGGCGGGAAGCATCCTGTCCGGCTTTATTTTCCGGGGATCGCTGACCTTTTTCCCAACACTTTTTCAGCAGGAAATAAGCGCAATTGCCAATAACGATCATGGCCCGATCCTTGCCGGTTATCTGACAACCGCAGTGCTGTCGCTGGGATTTTTCAGCGCATGGTTTGGAGGATACATCACCGATAAACTCAAAAGACCTGAACTTTTCCCGGCACTCATTTTTTTGCTGGTTGCGCCGATTCTCTATTGTATAAGCCGATTTTCCGAATATCCGCTTATTGCCTCAAGCGCATTTTTCAGCCTGATATATTATGCCTGGCAACCTTCCCAGAATTATCTTATTGCTAAATATACCAGAAAGGCATCCCACGGTATTGGTTTCGGGGTGAATTTCTTCCTGCTTTTCGGGATGGGATCCGCAGCAACCGCAGTAGGTGGATACATTGCCGATGATTATACCATTGACCTCTTTTATTTCATCATGTCGGTGATCGCAGCAATTGCAATGCTTGTGGCGTTTTCAGTCTACTTTTCACGGAAATGGATTGTCAAATTCCCTTTCCAACTGGTCAGGGAAAAAGAATAG
- a CDS encoding Na/Pi cotransporter family protein: MEGTFDVWKLVAGLGIFLYGIFQLEDSVKALSGKAFRRLIRLYTDGKMRAIGSGTIVTAILQSSSAVSLMVLAFVGAGVMTMENAIGVIMGSNIGSTFTAWIIAALGFKLKIESFALPLVGVGGIGLVFFDKSSKPFHLCRLLIGFGFMFLGLDYMKGSVENFAKGFDLSIVHDYGLWVYLLVGILITALMQASSASIVIVLTALNSQLITFEMGLAMVIGANVGTTITVLLGSMGGTQSKKRVGFSHLTFNIITGLIAFIFLPAFVWFVKLFFDIENNSVMGLALFHTTFNIIGVVLFYPFVGVLARRLIILFPDHKAILTVYINNTPTEVPEAATTAIRNEIKHLLQECQLYNLRLLNIDEKLVFDLKTPFEANKKRKFNPDDLYENIKLLHAEIFSFYARLQNQQLEENEVKELERIIFASRNIMNSIKNFKGIRHNFDEFDSSENIYLNAQYKSFRKRILELYHDMNRILLMENKEEQYRRLLTRYVLIEEDDKRFIKATMAAVYEKKIQEMEISSLLLVNRLFTQTCRLQIFSLKDLLLTSNQVNDFDRAMDMKEIIEEEKAKVKEDTA, encoded by the coding sequence ATGGAAGGAACTTTTGATGTATGGAAATTAGTGGCAGGCCTGGGAATCTTTCTTTACGGGATATTCCAGCTTGAAGATTCGGTGAAAGCCTTATCCGGCAAAGCATTCCGCCGCCTGATCAGACTTTATACCGATGGAAAAATGCGGGCCATCGGCAGCGGCACCATTGTGACCGCAATTCTTCAAAGCAGTTCTGCGGTATCACTTATGGTTCTAGCCTTTGTCGGCGCCGGTGTTATGACCATGGAAAATGCCATCGGTGTCATAATGGGGTCGAATATCGGCTCGACTTTTACCGCCTGGATCATTGCGGCCCTCGGCTTTAAATTAAAAATTGAGAGCTTCGCCCTTCCTCTTGTCGGCGTCGGCGGCATAGGGCTTGTTTTCTTTGATAAATCATCAAAACCCTTTCATCTCTGCAGATTATTGATAGGTTTCGGATTCATGTTCCTGGGTCTGGACTACATGAAAGGCAGTGTCGAGAATTTTGCCAAAGGCTTTGATCTCAGCATTGTTCATGACTACGGACTCTGGGTTTATCTGTTGGTGGGCATTCTTATCACCGCGCTTATGCAAGCCAGCTCAGCGAGCATTGTCATAGTGCTCACCGCTCTTAACAGTCAACTGATCACTTTTGAAATGGGCCTGGCAATGGTCATCGGCGCAAATGTCGGCACGACAATCACCGTATTGCTCGGCTCAATGGGCGGCACTCAATCCAAAAAACGCGTTGGTTTCAGCCACTTGACATTCAATATCATCACAGGACTTATCGCCTTTATATTTCTTCCAGCCTTTGTCTGGTTTGTAAAACTCTTTTTTGACATTGAAAATAACAGCGTTATGGGGCTTGCTCTTTTTCATACAACATTCAACATAATCGGGGTTGTCCTCTTTTATCCTTTTGTCGGTGTCCTGGCGCGGCGGCTCATCATTCTTTTTCCTGACCATAAAGCAATCCTGACGGTTTATATAAATAATACTCCCACGGAAGTCCCAGAAGCGGCAACCACCGCAATCAGAAATGAAATCAAACATCTCTTGCAGGAATGCCAACTTTATAATCTCAGACTCCTTAACATCGATGAGAAACTGGTCTTTGACCTTAAAACCCCTTTTGAGGCCAACAAAAAAAGAAAGTTTAACCCCGATGATCTGTATGAAAATATCAAACTCCTGCATGCGGAGATCTTTTCTTTTTATGCAAGGTTACAAAATCAACAATTGGAAGAAAATGAAGTCAAGGAACTTGAACGGATTATTTTTGCTTCAAGAAACATCATGAATTCAATCAAGAATTTCAAAGGGATTCGTCATAATTTTGATGAGTTCGACAGCTCGGAAAATATTTATCTGAATGCGCAATACAAATCCTTCCGCAAACGAATACTCGAACTGTATCATGACATGAACCGCATTCTGCTCATGGAAAATAAAGAAGAGCAATACAGAAGACTGCTGACCCGATATGTGCTCATTGAGGAAGATGACAAGCGCTTCATCAAAGCAACTATGGCGGCAGTATACGAAAAGAAAATCCAGGAAATGGAGATTTCCTCTTTGTTGCTGGTGAACCGGTTATTTACCCAGACCTGCAGACTGCAGATTTTCAGCCTCAAAGATTTGCTGCTCACCTCAAATCAGGTCAACGATTTTGACCGGGCCATGGACATGAAAGAAATCATCGAGGAAGAAAAAGCCAAGGTTAAAGAAGATACGGCATAG
- a CDS encoding cytochrome c family protein: MKKMMYLFDLVAVLIFSTTAFGDNVTFQVDREFYPYYPSLIKWEKSKAPFTAPRVCGECHPDQYEEWRGSMHALAFHDPVYQGELNKAFQEVGHGISRQCEGCHSPAGVVTEEIKGPGISGLSEVALAGVSCDMCHSINGITHWQTPSHEPENGSFIMSPGYDSDTKEGYTLTKYSPFDSEKFCGIGHHECRKNPLFLQAELCASCHQVYHYESHFPFESTYLEWKHGPYAQKDIVCQDCHMVETETFLRSADNFQKPWRNEYKHYFNGANYLLYFLAGKAAEKSGDQDLVANLAKKYEMAVARLQAAAGLEITPIYLDKTITEIRVRVKNLRAGHNLPTSLTSIRQMWLELIITDQNGKTLLESGMLDDDGQLRENTRIFNSSGMDDNFHFAVDPWMVTSFSRNDTIKPRGYRDVNYGVRITDETVELNVKASLRYRQADQKLAEKILGHLPESINLEKIYGVTEVPKLPIVDMVSEETVFKAKN; this comes from the coding sequence ATGAAAAAGATGATGTATCTATTTGATTTAGTTGCTGTTTTAATATTCAGCACTACAGCTTTTGGAGATAACGTTACCTTTCAGGTGGACCGGGAGTTTTATCCCTATTATCCTTCACTGATCAAATGGGAAAAATCAAAAGCTCCCTTTACAGCGCCCAGGGTATGCGGCGAATGTCATCCGGATCAATACGAGGAATGGCGAGGATCAATGCATGCTCTGGCCTTTCATGATCCGGTTTATCAGGGTGAATTGAATAAGGCTTTTCAGGAGGTTGGACATGGCATCAGCAGGCAATGCGAAGGCTGCCACTCCCCTGCCGGTGTTGTTACCGAGGAAATTAAAGGACCGGGTATCTCAGGTTTGAGCGAGGTTGCCCTGGCAGGTGTTTCCTGTGACATGTGTCATTCGATAAACGGCATAACCCACTGGCAAACCCCTTCCCACGAGCCTGAAAACGGATCCTTCATTATGTCCCCCGGATATGACAGTGATACCAAGGAAGGGTATACCCTTACAAAGTACAGCCCTTTTGATTCTGAAAAATTCTGCGGCATCGGCCATCATGAGTGCAGAAAAAATCCGCTTTTTCTGCAGGCGGAATTGTGCGCTTCCTGCCACCAGGTTTATCATTACGAATCGCATTTTCCTTTCGAATCGACCTATCTCGAATGGAAACACGGTCCCTATGCTCAAAAAGATATAGTCTGCCAGGATTGTCATATGGTGGAAACTGAAACATTTCTCCGTTCAGCCGACAATTTCCAAAAACCATGGCGAAACGAGTACAAACATTATTTTAATGGCGCAAACTATCTTCTCTATTTCCTGGCCGGTAAAGCAGCAGAAAAGAGTGGAGATCAGGACCTTGTTGCGAATCTTGCAAAAAAATATGAAATGGCAGTCGCCAGATTACAAGCTGCCGCCGGTCTTGAAATAACCCCGATTTATCTTGATAAGACAATTACTGAAATCAGAGTCCGTGTAAAGAATTTGCGAGCTGGTCACAATCTGCCCACTTCGCTTACCAGTATACGTCAAATGTGGCTGGAACTGATAATTACTGATCAGAATGGAAAAACGCTTCTTGAAAGCGGCATGCTTGATGATGATGGGCAATTAAGGGAAAACACGAGGATTTTTAATTCATCAGGCATGGATGATAATTTTCATTTTGCCGTTGATCCATGGATGGTGACATCTTTTTCAAGAAACGACACCATAAAACCACGAGGATACAGGGATGTGAATTATGGGGTAAGAATCACTGATGAAACGGTGGAGTTGAATGTCAAGGCAAGCTTGCGATATCGCCAGGCTGACCAGAAACTCGCCGAAAAGATCCTCGGTCATCTTCCGGAGAGTATTAACCTTGAAAAAATCTATGGCGTGACCGAAGTACCGAAACTGCCAATTGTCGATATGGTTTCAGAAGAAACGGTATTTAAGGCAAAAAACTAA
- a CDS encoding cytochrome c, producing the protein MHTIKNASLLTIVASLLFLSYSCQEGVKDVGQTSEQSVMGADLFNDKCQKCHGVRRVLNTFKDEETWIKTIKRMGGKENSQISSDQLEQLVKFHILRQKKESQVFKQKCQQCHPGKRFVEKAMTLEQARAVVKKMQEKAGNTILDEDVELIINYHVREHNLAVQQGLNKSVGTALGLGSSIDPQIITLFVQKCSSCHEPERSMYVFKDEKTWNKTLKKMQAYSRGLILDEEVEQLVRFHTQTQKNSMQIFQETCTTCHNTQRIFQRSMTDEEWLHTIKEMQKKAPDLIDNEKIEVLAGYAQRFERVMAGIFEGRCGNCHMENRANVTLKFGAKDSLVVLVNERFTTTTSQPDVRELMASHTEREKREMAVFDKDCNGCHSPDQPKNKINRNIEELTLLIASIQNKVHDQSVSRTINTQIGFHKAKQRH; encoded by the coding sequence ATGCATACAATTAAGAATGCATCTCTTTTAACTATTGTTGCGTCATTATTGTTTCTTTCATACTCTTGTCAGGAAGGTGTGAAGGACGTTGGGCAAACGTCGGAACAATCAGTTATGGGCGCTGATCTTTTCAATGATAAATGCCAGAAGTGTCATGGTGTACGACGAGTGCTTAACACTTTCAAGGATGAAGAAACCTGGATAAAAACCATTAAGCGGATGGGGGGAAAAGAAAATTCACAGATTTCAAGCGACCAACTGGAACAACTGGTTAAATTCCATATTTTACGCCAGAAAAAAGAATCCCAGGTGTTTAAACAGAAATGTCAGCAATGCCATCCGGGAAAACGATTTGTCGAAAAAGCCATGACCCTTGAACAGGCAAGGGCGGTTGTGAAGAAAATGCAGGAAAAAGCCGGCAATACTATCCTGGATGAGGATGTTGAACTGATTATCAACTACCATGTTCGCGAGCATAATCTTGCCGTGCAACAGGGATTAAACAAGTCTGTAGGAACAGCATTGGGGCTAGGCTCTTCAATTGATCCGCAGATAATAACCCTTTTTGTGCAGAAATGTTCATCATGCCATGAACCGGAACGGTCCATGTATGTTTTTAAGGATGAAAAAACCTGGAATAAAACCTTAAAGAAAATGCAGGCTTACAGCCGGGGGCTGATCCTGGATGAAGAAGTCGAACAACTGGTACGGTTTCATACCCAGACTCAGAAAAATTCCATGCAGATATTTCAGGAAACCTGCACAACATGCCATAATACCCAAAGGATTTTTCAGCGCAGTATGACCGACGAGGAATGGTTGCACACCATTAAGGAAATGCAGAAAAAAGCCCCTGATCTGATTGATAACGAAAAAATTGAGGTCTTGGCCGGTTACGCCCAGCGCTTTGAAAGGGTAATGGCAGGAATTTTCGAAGGACGGTGTGGAAATTGTCATATGGAGAATCGTGCAAATGTAACCCTCAAGTTCGGGGCCAAAGATTCACTTGTTGTGCTGGTAAACGAAAGATTTACCACCACGACTTCGCAACCGGATGTAAGGGAACTCATGGCATCGCATACGGAACGTGAAAAACGCGAGATGGCGGTATTTGATAAGGACTGCAATGGCTGTCATTCTCCGGATCAACCGAAAAACAAGATAAACAGGAACATTGAAGAATTGACATTACTTATTGCCAGCATCCAGAACAAGGTGCATGATCAGAGTGTGTCAAGGACAATCAATACCCAGATCGGCTTCCATAAGGCCAAACAAAGACATTGA
- the typA gene encoding translational GTPase TypA yields the protein MEQNKIRNIAIIAHVDHGKTTLVDQLFRQGGMFRDNQEVTERLMDSMDLERERGITISSKNGSFRFQDHWINIIDTPGHADFGGQVERVLRMADGCLLLVDAQEGPMPQTYFVLKKALAQSLPIIVVINKIDKPAARPAWVVDQVFDLFVKLNAPDHLLDFQVVYASAKIGYATDTPDEPGVNMEPLSRRIISHIPAPVGDPDAPLQFQVNTIDYSQYLGKLGIGKVVNGRLRLNDKVTVSLRDGSLVPAKITKIFKFECDRKVAVDQASTGEIVAVAGMEEITVGVTFTDPNDPRPLPLIDIDPPTISMNFIPNDSPFAGTEGKFVTSRHIEARLRRETLADVALQVVPLTEVTGFAVSGRGELHLSILIEKMRREGYEFQVTRPQVIYKVENGKKLEPYEELTIDVEDRYKGTVIEKLGNLKGQMLDMTQNNDMVRLVYKIPTRSLLGFRTEFLTDTKGMGIMNYVFAEYGAYAGDIINRQNGALLVKENCTTVAYALFNLQERGRLFLGPGEKVYTGQIIGEHCRTGDMVVNPAKGKKLTNMRASGSDDAVLLTPHINLSLEDCLAFINDDELVEVTPQTIRLRKR from the coding sequence ATGGAACAAAATAAAATTAGGAATATCGCCATAATTGCCCATGTTGATCATGGTAAAACAACACTTGTCGACCAGTTATTCCGACAGGGCGGCATGTTCAGGGATAATCAGGAAGTCACGGAACGCCTGATGGATTCCATGGATCTGGAACGTGAACGAGGCATTACCATATCTTCAAAAAACGGCTCGTTTCGATTTCAGGATCACTGGATAAATATTATAGATACCCCCGGGCATGCGGATTTCGGCGGCCAGGTTGAGCGGGTATTGCGAATGGCTGACGGCTGCCTGCTTCTTGTTGATGCGCAGGAAGGACCGATGCCGCAAACCTATTTTGTCCTCAAAAAAGCTCTTGCCCAGTCTTTACCGATAATCGTCGTAATCAATAAGATCGATAAACCCGCAGCCCGCCCTGCATGGGTTGTGGATCAGGTCTTCGATCTTTTTGTCAAACTTAATGCACCAGATCATCTTCTTGATTTTCAAGTGGTTTATGCCTCTGCAAAAATCGGCTATGCAACCGACACTCCGGATGAGCCTGGGGTCAATATGGAACCTCTGTCAAGGAGAATCATCAGCCATATCCCTGCACCCGTCGGTGATCCCGATGCGCCGCTGCAATTCCAGGTCAACACCATCGATTATTCCCAGTATCTTGGAAAACTCGGGATCGGCAAGGTTGTCAATGGAAGATTACGTTTGAACGACAAGGTCACGGTTTCCCTTCGTGACGGGTCGCTGGTTCCTGCTAAAATCACCAAGATATTCAAATTTGAATGCGACCGCAAGGTTGCTGTTGACCAGGCCTCCACAGGTGAGATTGTCGCGGTTGCCGGCATGGAAGAAATAACTGTCGGGGTGACATTTACCGACCCCAACGATCCAAGACCGTTGCCGCTCATCGATATCGATCCACCTACCATCTCAATGAATTTCATCCCCAATGATTCGCCTTTTGCCGGCACTGAAGGAAAATTTGTTACGTCAAGGCATATCGAGGCACGTCTGCGTCGTGAAACCCTTGCAGATGTTGCATTACAAGTCGTCCCACTGACTGAAGTCACAGGTTTTGCAGTATCAGGTCGCGGCGAATTGCATCTTTCTATTCTCATCGAAAAAATGCGTCGAGAAGGCTATGAGTTTCAGGTCACACGGCCCCAGGTAATCTATAAGGTTGAAAACGGCAAAAAGTTAGAACCCTACGAAGAATTAACCATTGATGTTGAAGACCGTTACAAAGGTACGGTTATTGAAAAACTTGGTAATCTCAAAGGGCAGATGCTGGATATGACCCAAAACAACGACATGGTACGGCTCGTGTATAAGATACCGACCAGGAGTCTGCTGGGGTTCAGGACCGAGTTTCTCACCGATACCAAAGGAATGGGTATCATGAATTATGTCTTTGCAGAGTATGGAGCTTATGCCGGAGATATTATCAACCGCCAGAACGGGGCGCTGCTGGTTAAAGAAAACTGCACCACGGTTGCTTATGCCCTTTTCAACCTTCAGGAACGTGGAAGACTGTTTCTCGGACCCGGAGAAAAAGTTTATACGGGCCAGATAATCGGCGAACATTGCCGCACCGGAGACATGGTGGTTAACCCTGCCAAAGGGAAAAAACTTACCAATATGAGGGCTTCAGGTTCCGATGACGCCGTCCTTCTGACCCCGCATATAAATTTAAGTCTTGAAGACTGCCTGGCCTTTATCAACGATGATGAACTTGTGGAAGTAACCCCACAAACAATCCGCCTCAGAAAAAGATAA
- a CDS encoding PilZ domain-containing protein translates to MNLSQKEHNERRKHIRFKLKEGVMATVRYNEGVVGTIIDISLGGLALQYINLGKELTISQGQKVYLCDKKNRLIAITCDIVWDKAIEGHYSAFKVVEVRQSGVHFHEVEANQVLNLDNFITNNI, encoded by the coding sequence ATGAACCTAAGTCAAAAAGAACATAATGAACGACGAAAGCATATCCGCTTCAAATTGAAAGAAGGGGTTATGGCAACCGTTCGTTATAATGAAGGGGTGGTCGGGACGATCATTGATATTTCCCTTGGCGGTCTCGCCCTGCAATATATAAACCTTGGCAAGGAGCTTACTATATCCCAGGGGCAGAAGGTTTATCTGTGCGACAAAAAAAATCGTTTGATCGCCATTACCTGTGATATTGTCTGGGATAAAGCTATCGAAGGACATTATTCAGCATTCAAAGTGGTTGAAGTCCGTCAGAGCGGTGTCCATTTCCATGAAGTTGAGGCCAATCAGGTTTTAAATCTGGACAATTTTATAACCAACAACATTTGA
- a CDS encoding valine--tRNA ligase, whose product MSETNTNKAHELPKAYEFKDVEQKWYRTWESEKRFSASMVEGKPSYSIVIPPPNVTGVLHIGHALNNTLQDILIRYRRMQGQNTLWLPGTDHAGIATQNVVERQLAAEGSSRHEIGRRKFVERVWKWKEESGGQIINQLKRLGSSCDWDRERFTMDEGLSRAVREVFVRLYDDGLIYKGDYIINWCPRCHTALADLEVEHEPTDGKLYHIRYPYTSGDGYLIVATTRPETMLGDTAVAVHPADERYNSLPEKSVILPLVNRTIPIVFDTHVEREFGTGALKVTPAHDLNDFEIGRRHDLPSLSVMDDNGVMNGEAGPYAGLDRFECRKKIVEDLDSQGFLEGIDDYQHGVGHCYRCSTVVEPTLSKQWFVSVKPLAEKAIQAVKNGDIRIHPKSWENTYFDWMYNIRDWCISRQIWWGHQIPAWTCESCNEIIVATAAPSQCSKCKSSKLIQETDVLDTWFSSALWPFSTLGWPDKTKELDFFYPTSVLITSFDILFFWVARMMMMGLYFMKEIPFKDVYLHALVRDQHGQKMSKSKGNVLDPILLMDKYGTDAMRFTMAAFAAQGRDVRLSEERIEGYRHFINKIWNAARFSLMHISSCDPAIVHSINHESLSLPHRWILSRMSRTITDFTKGLEDFRFNDSATAIYQFIWREFCDWYLEWIKPDLYGDNEELKYNSQAVLLHVLEVILKLLHPITPFVTEEIWHALPGERQTIMTAEFPEATPQWESEEAEKATDLLIGIITGIRNIRSEMMIHPSAQVEVFIICHDEENISLLDEYTSTVRVITRTDKFTVVRKGQRPKGAASYLFNDIEIFIPLAGLVDAEKEIDKLLKDKQKVEKTLQQVEGKLANPKFLSGAPETVVAGEKEKQQTLAAKLNKIIENISRLKEI is encoded by the coding sequence ATGTCAGAAACCAATACGAATAAAGCACACGAACTTCCCAAAGCATACGAATTTAAAGATGTGGAACAAAAATGGTATCGGACATGGGAGAGCGAAAAGCGTTTTTCCGCATCCATGGTTGAAGGCAAACCTTCCTACTCCATAGTAATCCCGCCCCCGAATGTTACGGGTGTATTACATATCGGCCATGCGTTGAATAATACCCTGCAGGATATCCTTATCCGCTATCGGAGGATGCAGGGCCAAAACACCCTGTGGCTTCCAGGAACAGATCATGCCGGGATTGCCACCCAGAATGTCGTGGAACGGCAGCTCGCCGCAGAAGGTTCAAGCAGGCACGAAATCGGTCGCAGAAAATTTGTTGAACGGGTGTGGAAGTGGAAGGAGGAGTCCGGCGGCCAGATAATCAACCAGCTGAAACGGCTGGGATCTTCCTGTGACTGGGACCGTGAACGGTTTACCATGGATGAGGGATTGTCCCGGGCGGTGCGCGAGGTGTTTGTCCGTTTATACGATGACGGCCTCATTTATAAGGGCGATTATATCATCAACTGGTGCCCACGTTGTCACACGGCGCTTGCTGATCTTGAGGTGGAGCACGAGCCAACCGACGGCAAACTCTATCATATCCGTTATCCGTACACATCCGGCGACGGGTATCTAATCGTTGCGACAACCAGACCAGAGACCATGCTGGGAGATACGGCGGTGGCAGTGCATCCAGCTGACGAGCGCTATAACAGCCTTCCTGAAAAATCGGTAATTCTGCCGCTGGTGAACCGCACAATACCCATTGTTTTTGATACCCATGTGGAACGCGAGTTTGGCACCGGCGCATTAAAGGTCACCCCGGCCCATGATCTCAATGACTTTGAGATCGGCCGTCGCCATGATTTGCCCAGCCTTTCGGTGATGGACGATAACGGCGTGATGAACGGGGAGGCCGGACCATATGCCGGGCTCGACCGTTTCGAGTGCAGGAAAAAAATTGTTGAGGATTTGGACTCACAGGGTTTCCTTGAAGGCATTGATGACTATCAACACGGCGTCGGACATTGCTATCGATGCAGCACGGTTGTGGAACCGACCTTATCAAAACAATGGTTCGTATCTGTAAAGCCCCTTGCCGAAAAAGCCATTCAGGCAGTTAAAAACGGCGATATCCGCATCCATCCGAAATCATGGGAAAACACTTATTTTGACTGGATGTACAATATCCGGGACTGGTGTATTTCCCGGCAGATCTGGTGGGGTCATCAGATACCGGCCTGGACCTGCGAATCCTGCAATGAAATCATCGTGGCCACTGCAGCTCCGAGCCAATGCTCAAAATGCAAGAGCAGCAAGCTGATACAGGAAACCGACGTACTGGATACCTGGTTTTCTTCGGCGCTCTGGCCTTTTTCCACCCTTGGCTGGCCGGATAAAACCAAAGAACTGGATTTCTTTTATCCCACATCCGTACTGATCACAAGCTTTGACATTCTGTTCTTCTGGGTTGCCCGGATGATGATGATGGGGCTTTATTTCATGAAAGAGATCCCCTTCAAGGATGTCTATCTGCATGCCCTGGTCCGGGACCAACACGGACAGAAAATGAGTAAATCCAAGGGAAATGTCCTGGACCCGATTCTGCTCATGGATAAATACGGCACCGATGCCATGCGCTTCACCATGGCAGCCTTTGCCGCACAGGGCCGCGATGTCAGACTCTCTGAAGAACGAATTGAAGGATATCGGCACTTTATCAATAAGATATGGAATGCAGCACGATTCTCGCTGATGCATATCAGTTCCTGCGATCCTGCAATTGTTCATTCAATAAATCACGAATCTCTCAGCCTCCCCCATCGCTGGATTCTGTCCCGCATGAGCAGGACAATTACCGATTTCACCAAAGGACTTGAGGATTTCCGGTTCAATGATTCCGCTACAGCAATTTATCAGTTTATCTGGCGTGAATTCTGTGACTGGTACCTGGAATGGATCAAACCTGATCTTTATGGTGACAATGAAGAGCTTAAATACAATTCGCAAGCCGTGTTATTACATGTTCTTGAGGTCATTCTCAAGCTGCTTCACCCAATAACTCCTTTTGTTACCGAGGAAATCTGGCATGCCCTTCCGGGGGAAAGACAAACAATCATGACTGCTGAATTTCCCGAAGCCACACCGCAATGGGAAAGTGAGGAGGCCGAAAAGGCCACTGATTTACTCATTGGGATTATTACCGGTATTCGTAATATTCGAAGTGAAATGATGATTCATCCTTCCGCTCAGGTTGAGGTTTTCATCATATGTCACGACGAAGAGAATATCTCGCTGTTGGATGAATACACTTCAACTGTTCGGGTTATTACCCGCACCGATAAATTTACCGTTGTGCGTAAAGGTCAGCGTCCTAAAGGCGCCGCATCCTATCTTTTCAACGATATCGAGATTTTCATTCCTTTGGCTGGTTTGGTTGATGCGGAAAAGGAAATCGACAAGCTCCTCAAGGATAAGCAAAAAGTCGAAAAAACCCTTCAGCAGGTTGAAGGAAAACTCGCAAACCCCAAATTTCTATCCGGTGCGCCTGAGACAGTTGTTGCCGGCGAAAAAGAAAAGCAGCAAACCCTTGCCGCCAAACTCAATAAAATTATCGAGAATATTTCCCGGCTGAAAGAAATATGA